One part of the Arabidopsis thaliana chromosome 1 sequence genome encodes these proteins:
- a CDS encoding ubiquitin interaction motif-containing protein (ubiquitin interaction motif-containing protein; FUNCTIONS IN: molecular_function unknown; INVOLVED IN: biological_process unknown; LOCATED IN: cellular_component unknown; EXPRESSED IN: 25 plant structures; EXPRESSED DURING: 15 growth stages; CONTAINS InterPro DOMAIN/s: Ubiquitin interacting motif (InterPro:IPR003903); Has 368 Blast hits to 347 proteins in 100 species: Archae - 0; Bacteria - 0; Metazoa - 246; Fungi - 0; Plants - 41; Viruses - 0; Other Eukaryotes - 81 (source: NCBI BLink).) — MADHQEDEDLKLALKMSMQYNPPEPKRSKPIEEEETGSGSQSGGESPEAKSRRLQRELMAAAAEKRMVLFPKSPSPVNKARVLPISVVGGDKDEEVVGSCLGKELSVEESDQLFSIVFGNEVSKSVLAQWTNQGIRFSPDPETTIGLVQHEGGPCGVLAALQAFVLKYLLYFPGDRVASPCMGVWTLSKDRHVVSDSFSSVTEEAKTKALVRSMCEILFMCGDNNRAVIASFTNFEDSSSNQKDEAMAGGLPIESASDLQKILRFETFTTQASAQNKLEGTITAFQSRMGALLFLISALLSRGLDSVQADRDDPNLPLVTAPFGHASQEIVNLLLCGEAVPNVFDGRMDLGGGMFLKGISKNVDVGFLTLLESLNFCKVGQNLKCPKWPIWVIGSESHYTVLFALDPSVQEENELELRESQIRRAFDARDQSGGGGFITVEAFHQVAQETNIRLPIKKLDDICATGFIVWSELWQVILELDQNLGGIKDATGLMGKKVFDIYHFNGIAKSDINGGGQAMAVEGGMVPMQRPRLTKLNVSVPPKWTPEEYMTCALPPSSSEKDSEVNQPKPVQHAPLVDCIRTRWSRAACSWSGDPPSIV, encoded by the exons ATGGCGGATCatcaagaagacgaagatTTGAAATTGGCTCTTAAGATGAGTATGCAATACAATCCTCCTGAGCCAAAACGGAGCAAAcccattgaagaagaagaaactggatCCGGATCTCAATCTGGTGGTGAATCACCGGAGGCGAAATCTCGTCGGTTGCAGAGAGAGCTTAtggctgctgctgctgagaAGCGTATGGTTTTGTTTCCTAAGAGTCCTTCTCCTGTTAACAAAGCTAGGGTTTTGCCAATTAGTGTTGTTGGTGGTGATAAGGATGAGGAAGTTGTGGGATCTTGTTTGGGGAAGGAGTTGTCTGTGGAAGAGTCTGATCAGTTGTTTTCGATTGTGTTTGGGAATGAGGTTTCGAAAAGTGTTCTTGCTCAATGGACTAATCAAGGCATAAG ATTTAGCCCTGATCCTGAAACTACTATAGGATTAGTGCAGCATGAAGGTGGGCCCTGCGGTGTTTTAGCAGCACTACAA GCATTTGTTCTTAAATACCTTCTTTACTTTCCGGGTGACAGAGTAGCTTCCCCCTGTATGGGTGTCTGGACATTATCTAAAGATCGTCATGTTGTGTCTGACTCCTTCTCTTCTGTaactgaagaagcaaaaacaaa GGCCCTTGTCAGAAGTATGTGTGAGATTCTATTTATGTGTGGAGACAACAACCGCGCTGTAATAGCAAGTTTCACTAATTTTGAGGATTCCAGTAGTAATCAAAAAGATGAG GCAATGGCTGGTGGGCTCCCCATTGAATCTGCTTCAGATTTGCAGAAGATCTTAAGGTTCGAGACATTCACAACTCAAGCCAGTGCCCAAAATAAGCTAGAAGGCACAATAACTGCTTTTCAAAGTCGCATGGGTGCTTTGCTGTTCCTAATTTCTGCTTTACTCTCCCGAGGACTG GATTCAGTTCAAGCCGACAGGGATGATCCAAACCTCCCCCTAGTAACTGCACCATTTGGACATGCCTCCCAG gaAATTGTAAACCTGCTGCTGTGTGGAGAAGCGGTTCCTAATGTATTTGATGGACGGATGGATCTTGGAGGCGGCATGTTTCTGAAAGGCATATCTAAGAATGTAGATGTGGGCTTCCTCACGTTGCTCGAGTCTCTCAACTTCTGCAAAGTCGGTCAGAATCTCAAATGTCCCAAATGGCCAATATGGGTTATTGGCAGTGAGTCTCATTACACCGTCTTGTTTGCACTTGACCCATCCGTCCAAGAAGAAAACGAACTTGAGCTGAGAGAGTCTCAGATAAGAAGAGCTTTCGATGCAAGAGACCAAAGCGGAGGAGGAGGTTTCATAACTGTGGAGGCCTTTCACCAAGTTGCTCAGGAAACAAACATCAGACTCCCAATCAAGAAGCTCGACGACATCTGCGCCACGGGTTTCATCGTGTGGAGCGAGTTATGGCAAGTTATCTTGGAACTAGACCAAAATTTGGGAGGGATAAAAGATGCAACAGGACTGATGGGAAAGAAAGTGTTTGATATCTATCACTTCAACGGAATTGCCAAGTCCGATATAAACGGTGGTGGTCAAGCAATGGCTGTGGAAGGTGGGATGGTTCCTATGCAAAGGCCAAGGCTGACAAAACTAAACGTATCGGTTCCTCCAAAATGGACACCAGAAGAGTACATGACATGTGCACTGCCGCCGAGCAGCTCTGAGAAAGACTCAGAAGTGAATCAGCCAAAACCGGTCCAACATGCACCACTGGTGGATTGTATCAGAACTCGGTGGTCGCGTGCCGCTTGTAGCTGGTCTGGAGATCCTCCAAGTATAGTCTGA